In Bacillus pumilus, the sequence AGCAAGTGCTTCTAATGCGATCGTGATCGGATTTAACGTACGTCCTGATGGAAATGCGAAGAGCACAGCTGAAACAGAAAACGTAGATATCCGCTTGCACCGCATTATCTATAAAGTCATCGATGAAATTGAAGCTGCGATGAAGGGGATGCTTGACCCTGAATATGAAGAAAAAGTCATTGGTCAAGTTGAAGTTCGTCAAACGTTCAAAGTATCTAAAATCGGTACAATTGCTGGCGGCTATGTCACTGAAGGAACGATTACAAGAGATAGTGGTATCCGATTAATCCGTGATGGCGTCGTCATTTTTGAAGGCGAAGTCGACGTATTAAAACGATTCAAAGATGACGTGAAAGAAGTTTCACAAGGCTATGAATGTGGTATTACCATTAAGAAATACAATGATATCCGTGAAGGTGATGTCATGGAATCATTCGTTATGCAAGAAATCGAAAGAAAATGATCGGTTATACCGAATGTGAGTGCATCATCTATGATGCATCCTCACTGAAGGAAAAACGTGCGGTTCTTCAGCGTATATTGACAAGAACGCGCCATAAATTCAATGTGTCCATTGCTGAAATGGATTATCAGGATACATGGCAGCGTACATCAATTGGAATCGCCGTGATTTCCTCCTCTCGGGTTCAAGTGGAAAAAGAACTTCAGCGTGTATTAAGCTTTATTGATTCTTTTCCTGAAATTGAACGGACGATCACGAAAACTGAGTGGTTTTAAATTAGAGGTGATAAGATCATGAGCATGAGAGCAACCCGTGTGGGTGAGCAAATGAAAAAAGAATTGGGCGACATCCTTGGCAGAAAGCTGAAAGATCCAAGAATCGGCTTTTTGACTGTAACCGATGTCGAAGTGTCCGGTGATTTGCAAATTGCCAAAGTCTACATTTCTGTTCTTGGCGACGAGAAGAAAAGAGAAGAAACCTTAAAAGGCCTAGCAAAGGCGAAAGGGTATATCCGCTCTGAAATTGGCAATCGAATTAGACTTCGCAAAACACCAGAACTACACTTTGAATTTGATGAATCCGTTGATTACGGTAACCGAATTGAAAGCCTGATTGCTGAACTAAACACAAAAGATCACGAATAAGACGTTGAAATAAGGATAGGCGATGATCGTCTGTCCTTTTTCATCGTTTATGAAAGGAGAGAACGCAGATGATAAATGGTGTTCTTTTATTACATAAAGAAAGAGGAATGACCTCTCACGACTGTGTGTTCAAAGTGAGAAAGATATTGCACACAAAAAAAGTCGGACATACAGGAACTCTCGACCCAGAAGTATCAGGTGTTCTGCCCATTTGTATTGGAAGAGCGACGAAAATCGTTGAGTACCTAACAGATAAATCGAAAACGTATGATGCAGAAATCACGATTGGCTTTTCGACGACGACAGAAGATCAAACAGGTGAAGTGGTTGAAGAAAAAAAGGTACAAAAGCCGATTTCAGAAGAAGAAATTGATGCTGCGCTGAAACAGTTTGAAGGAACCATTGAACAAGTTCCTCCAATGTTTTCTGCTGTGAAAATTGGCGGGAAAAAGCTCTATGAATATGCGAGAGAAGGAATTGAAATCGAGCGGCCAAGCCGTGAAATTACCATCCATCGCATCGAGCGGACTACACCTGTCACATTTGAAGATGGAAACGTGTCATTCAGATTCACTGTTCTGTGCTCAAAAGGTACGTATGTCAGAACCTTAGCGGTTGATATCGGAAAAAAACTAGGGTATCCGGCTCATATGTCACACCTCATTCGCACAGGGTCAGGCGACTTTACACTAGATGAATGTATTACCCTTGATGAGCTTCGTGATATGAGTGAGGAAGGAACGATAGGTGAGCACCTTGTACCGATCGAGCGCGCGCTCAATCATTTGCCGAAATGGGAGATAAATGATACATTAGCAAGTAAAGTGGAAAACGGTGCAGTCCTGCCAATGCCTGATGAATTCGCTCATTTTGCAGAGGAGGATCGTGTCGCTGTTTTTGCTCCTTCAGGTCATTGTATGGCGATTTATATGAAGCATCCGACCAAACAGAACCTGATGAAGCCGGCGAAGATCTTATCTCAGGACAAGCAATCTTAAAGAAAAGGTGACCATCTCGTGAAGACTATACATATTTCACACCCACATACATTGAATCAAAAGGATCAAGCCCCGTCTGTGATGGCTTTAGGGTATTTTGACGGTGTTCACCTCGGACATCAGAAGGTGATTGACGCAGCGAAAAGCATTGCGGAAAAAGCAGGATTGGCCTTAGCTGTCATGACCTTTCATCCGCATCCATCACATGTTCTACAAAAAGCTCGTGAACCAAAAGACTTAATTACTCCGCTTGAGGATAAAATTGATTTCATTGAAAAGCTAGGCGCTGACTATTTATACATTGTGCAATTCAGCGAA encodes:
- a CDS encoding DUF503 domain-containing protein, encoding MIGYTECECIIYDASSLKEKRAVLQRILTRTRHKFNVSIAEMDYQDTWQRTSIGIAVISSSRVQVEKELQRVLSFIDSFPEIERTITKTEWF
- the rbfA gene encoding 30S ribosome-binding factor RbfA, which produces MSMRATRVGEQMKKELGDILGRKLKDPRIGFLTVTDVEVSGDLQIAKVYISVLGDEKKREETLKGLAKAKGYIRSEIGNRIRLRKTPELHFEFDESVDYGNRIESLIAELNTKDHE
- the truB gene encoding tRNA pseudouridine(55) synthase TruB; the encoded protein is MINGVLLLHKERGMTSHDCVFKVRKILHTKKVGHTGTLDPEVSGVLPICIGRATKIVEYLTDKSKTYDAEITIGFSTTTEDQTGEVVEEKKVQKPISEEEIDAALKQFEGTIEQVPPMFSAVKIGGKKLYEYAREGIEIERPSREITIHRIERTTPVTFEDGNVSFRFTVLCSKGTYVRTLAVDIGKKLGYPAHMSHLIRTGSGDFTLDECITLDELRDMSEEGTIGEHLVPIERALNHLPKWEINDTLASKVENGAVLPMPDEFAHFAEEDRVAVFAPSGHCMAIYMKHPTKQNLMKPAKILSQDKQS